A segment of the Cricetulus griseus strain 17A/GY chromosome 6, alternate assembly CriGri-PICRH-1.0, whole genome shotgun sequence genome:
CACTACCAGCAAAACTGTCAGTCTCAAATGACATAGTGggtgaaaggaaacagaaagtgggTAAGTAACGTAGTAAGGAGAAATAAAGGACATTAGAAGACTCATGCAGTTCAGCTCTTTTAATCAGCCAGCCAGCTTGCTAACAACCAGGGATGGTTTCCGCTGAGGAAGGTCCTGTGGAGTGGGAATGTGGTCACCAGTGACCTCTGTCTTATCTGGGGCTGCTGCAGGAAGCTGCTTGTTCTTCATCTTTGCTTTTGCCATGTTGTAATTCCCAGAATCAAAATACTTTTGCCCTTTCTGCAATCGTTTCCTTAAAAAATCAGAACCTCCAGGCTTTTGTCCCAAGTGTGGATACCTTGCTTTTAACTTTGCTTCTTCAGCTTTCTCTAGACTAGTCACTTtatcttccatttccttttgctCCTCCGCCGACGCTGCCTCGGGAACTTCCGCGGACATGGTGCTCCTTCTATCCCGGCGCCTCCGGCCccgataattgttcttattgtatatagttttactgtgttagagttaaaacctttactttttatttagacaaaaaagggggatGCTGTGATATATTTGTACGctatgtgaagatatattgctgtgattggtgtaacaaaaagctgaacctgaacagtcaatagctaggcaggaggtccaggtgggatttctggggaaagacaggaagagggggagaaatcTAGGTGTGTGGGAGATGCCAGGAAACacggagaggaaacagaaggtgcgagatggaagagaggtgacaccacatggtagaatgtagattaatataaatgggttcatttaagttataagcgctagttaggaacaagcctaagctgtagGCTGAGCTTTCAGAATAGAttagaagtctccatgtcattactgGGGCTGGCAGTGGAAGAGAAAGTCTGACTACAGGGTAGcgtggctgacctggaattcatagACATGCCATGCCTCTGCATGCTGTATTCggagttaaaggcatgcatgaCTACACCCAGGCAATGTACCATGGTCTTAATGATGCTTCGAACACAGAGGGacaaaaaactagaaagaaatatacagcaaaagGCGAATGTTCTTCCCAGAAGAAACAATGGGTGACTGTTTCTCTGTTCTTTGAAAGTGTGTACACTAAAATACAGTCAGATGGGAGTGCTGTAACCAGTCATTCTATGTTGGCTCTCTGATTTTTCTGTCTAGTTTTAGCAAGTTGCTTAACGTATTTTCAACCTAAAACCAGCTGCCTCAAAGATTAGTCATTAAAAGTCATGTTTAAGGGCTGGCAGGATAGTACAGCAGGTGAACCCCCCAAGTCTGGTCTTCCATCCCTCGGGGACCCATGTGATgcaaagagagaaccaacttccagcagttgacctctggcctctgcatgcatgtcatggcatgtgcctgcccatgcacacacacataaacaca
Coding sequences within it:
- the LOC100762699 gene encoding cAMP-regulated phosphoprotein 19; this translates as MSAEVPEAASAEEQKEMEDKVTSLEKAEEAKLKARYPHLGQKPGGSDFLRKRLQKGQKYFDSGNYNMAKAKMKNKQLPAAAPDKTEVTGDHIPTPQDLPQRKPSLVVSKLAG